The Nocardioides ochotonae genome segment CTGATCCCCGAGACCCTCGCGCGCACGGTCCTGGGCGCCAAGCCGGTCGGCGCCCCGGTCAACATCGAGGTCGACATCATCGCCAAGCACGTCGAGAAGCTGCTCGCCGCCCACCTGCCCGGGGAGGCCTGATGCTCGAGTGGCTGCTCACCGGTGAGATCGCGGTCGGCGGCGGCTACCTCTCCGTCCCCGAGGTCGTCGGCAACGTCTTCGGCCTGGGTAGCGCGCTGCTGGGCATGCGCCGCCTGGTCTGGGCCTGGCCGGTCGGCCTGCTCGGCAACATCCTGCTGTTCACCGTCTTCGTCAGCGGCTCGCTCAGCAACGCCGTCGCGGAGCCGCTGTGGGGCCAGGCCGGTCGCCAGGTGGTGTTCGCGGCGATGTCGCTCTACGGCTGGTGGTGCTGGCGCCGCACCCGCGGCGTGGTCCCGGGCGGCGTCGCCGTCGTACCCCGCTGGGCGGGGCGCACCGAGCGCCTCCAGCTGCTCCTCGCCGCCGTCGTCGGGTACGCCGTGGCGTACGTCGCGCTGCGCGAGCTCGGGTCGTGGGGTCCGGCCACCGAGGCCTGGATCCTCACCGGCTCACTGCTGGCGACCTGGGGCATGGCCCGCGGCTGGGTCGAGTTCTGGCTGCTCTGGGTCGCCGTCGACGTCGTCGGCGTCACCTCGCTGATCCGCGCCGGCTACTACCCGACCGCCGGCATGTACCTCTTCTACGGCGCCTTCTGCGTCGCCGGCTTCATCAGCTGGTGGCGCATCGAGCGCAGCTCTCGCACCACCCCGGTCGCACCCCTCGCCGACCGTGTCCCCGAAGGAGTCATCACATGAGCATGCCGTCCGACCGTCCGCAGCACGGCGGAGTCCGCCTCGACCCCGTCGAGCGGGCCGTCGCCGACATCGCCGCCGGCAAGGCGGTGGTGGTCGTCGACGACGAGGGCCGCGAGAACGAGGGCGACATCATCTTCGCGGCCAGCAAGGCCACCCCGGAGCTGATGGCGTTCACGATCCGCCACTCCAGCGGCGTGATCTGCGTGCCGATGCCGGGGGCGATGCTGGACCGTCTCGAGATCCCGCTGATGACCCCGCACAACAAGGACAAGCTGCGCACGGCGTACACGATCTCGGTCGACGCCCGCGACGGCGTCAGCACCGGGATCTCCGCGGCCGACCGCGCCCACACGGCCCGGGTGCTGGCCGACTCGGCGACCGAGCCGTGGGAGCTCACCCGCCCCGGCCACGTGTTCCCGCTGCGCTACCGCGACGGCGGCGTGCTGGTGCGCCGC includes the following:
- a CDS encoding nicotinamide mononucleotide transporter family protein → MLEWLLTGEIAVGGGYLSVPEVVGNVFGLGSALLGMRRLVWAWPVGLLGNILLFTVFVSGSLSNAVAEPLWGQAGRQVVFAAMSLYGWWCWRRTRGVVPGGVAVVPRWAGRTERLQLLLAAVVGYAVAYVALRELGSWGPATEAWILTGSLLATWGMARGWVEFWLLWVAVDVVGVTSLIRAGYYPTAGMYLFYGAFCVAGFISWWRIERSSRTTPVAPLADRVPEGVIT